In a single window of the Cygnus olor isolate bCygOlo1 chromosome 5, bCygOlo1.pri.v2, whole genome shotgun sequence genome:
- the ARF6 gene encoding ADP-ribosylation factor 6 produces MGKVLSKIFGNKEMRILMLGLDAAGKTTILYKLKLGQSVTTIPTVGFNVETVTYKNVKFNVWDVGGQDKIRPLWRHYYTGTQGLIFVVDCADRDRIDEARQELHRIINDREMRDAIILIFANKQDLPDAMKPHEIQEKLGLTRIRDRNWYVQPSCATTGDGLYEGLTWLTSNYKS; encoded by the coding sequence ATGGGCAAGGTGCTGTCCAAGATCTTCGGCAACAAGGAGATGCGGATCCTGATGCTGGGGCTGGACGCGGCCGGCAAGACCACCATCCTGTACAAACTGAAGCTGGGCCAGTCGGTCACCACCATCCCCACCGTGGGCTTCAACGTGGAGACGGTCACGTACAAAAACGTCAAGTTCAACGTGTGGGACGTCGGCGGCCAGGATAAGATCCGGCCGCTCTGGAGGCACTACTACACGGGCACGCAGGGGCTGATCTTCGTGGTGGACTGCGCCGATCGCGACCGCATCGACGAGGCCCGCCAGGAGCTGCACCGCATCATCAACGACAGGGAGATGCGGGACGCCATCATCCTCATCTTCGCCAACAAGCAGGACCTGCCCGATGCCATGAAACCCCACGAAATCCAGGAGAAACTGGGCCTGACCCGGATCAGGGATAGGAATTGGTACGTGCAGCCCTCGTGTGCTACTACAGGGGACGGACTCTACGAAGGGCTGACATGGTTAACGTCCAATTATAAATCCTAA
- the VCPKMT gene encoding protein-lysine methyltransferase METTL21D isoform X2 encodes MAAGFVRELERRGGPALRLEQRAAGGVGCVVWDAALVLAKFLETGACPLARRAVLELGAGTGAVGIMAATLGANVTVTDLEELQELLMVNIENNKHLVTGSVRAKVLKWGEDVTEFQPPPDYILMADCIYYEESLEPLLKTLKDLTGPDTCVLCCYEQRTMGKNPEIERRYFELLQMDFELEKIPLDKHDEEYRSADIHIVNIHRKQALAGALGKTERA; translated from the exons ATGGCGGCGGGCTTCGtgagggagctggagcggcggggcggcccGGCGCTGCGGCTGGAgcagcgggcggcgggcggcgtGGGCTGCGTTGTGTGGGACGCCGCGCTGGTGCTCGCCAAGTTCCTGGAGACCGGCGCCTGCCCCCTCGCCCGCCGAGCCGTTCTCGAGTTGGGCGCCGGCACCGGCGCCGTCGGTATCATGGCGGCCACGCTGGG GGCGAACGTGACGGTCACCGACCTTGAGGAGCTCCAGGAGCTGTTGATGGTGAATATAGAGAACAACAAACATCTCGTCACGGGGTCAGTCCGAGCCAAGGTACTGAAATG GGGTGAAGATGTAACAGAGTTTCAGCCTCCCCCTGATTACATACTCATGGCTGATTGCATTTACTACGAGGAG TCGTTAGAACCGTTACTGAAGACACTGAAAGACCTCACTGGCCCTGATACGTGTGTCTTGTGCTGTTACGAACAGAGGACTATGGGAAAGAATCCTGAAATAGAGAGGAGATACTTTGAG CTGCTTCAGATGGACTTCGAGCTGGAAAAAATTCCCCTGGATAAGCACGATGAGGAGTATCGCAGCGCAGACATCCACATTGTGAATATCCACAGGAAACAAGCG CTGGCTGGAGCTCTGGGGAAGACGGAGAGAGCGTAA
- the VCPKMT gene encoding protein-lysine methyltransferase METTL21D isoform X3: MAAGFVRELERRGGPALRLEQRAAGGVGCVVWDAALVLAKFLETGACPLARRAVLELGAGTGAVGIMAATLGANVTVTDLEELQELLMVNIENNKHLVTGSVRAKVLKWGEDVTEFQPPPDYILMADCIYYEESLEPLLKTLKDLTGPDTCVLCCYEQRTMGKNPEIERRYFELLQMDFELEKIPLDKHDEEYRSADIHIVNIHRKQAISSQNLLL, encoded by the exons ATGGCGGCGGGCTTCGtgagggagctggagcggcggggcggcccGGCGCTGCGGCTGGAgcagcgggcggcgggcggcgtGGGCTGCGTTGTGTGGGACGCCGCGCTGGTGCTCGCCAAGTTCCTGGAGACCGGCGCCTGCCCCCTCGCCCGCCGAGCCGTTCTCGAGTTGGGCGCCGGCACCGGCGCCGTCGGTATCATGGCGGCCACGCTGGG GGCGAACGTGACGGTCACCGACCTTGAGGAGCTCCAGGAGCTGTTGATGGTGAATATAGAGAACAACAAACATCTCGTCACGGGGTCAGTCCGAGCCAAGGTACTGAAATG GGGTGAAGATGTAACAGAGTTTCAGCCTCCCCCTGATTACATACTCATGGCTGATTGCATTTACTACGAGGAG TCGTTAGAACCGTTACTGAAGACACTGAAAGACCTCACTGGCCCTGATACGTGTGTCTTGTGCTGTTACGAACAGAGGACTATGGGAAAGAATCCTGAAATAGAGAGGAGATACTTTGAG CTGCTTCAGATGGACTTCGAGCTGGAAAAAATTCCCCTGGATAAGCACGATGAGGAGTATCGCAGCGCAGACATCCACATTGTGAATATCCACAGGAAACAAGCG ATATCTTCACAGAATCTTCTGTTGTGA
- the VCPKMT gene encoding protein-lysine methyltransferase METTL21D isoform X1 produces the protein MAAGFVRELERRGGPALRLEQRAAGGVGCVVWDAALVLAKFLETGACPLARRAVLELGAGTGAVGIMAATLGANVTVTDLEELQELLMVNIENNKHLVTGSVRAKVLKWGEDVTEFQPPPDYILMADCIYYEESLEPLLKTLKDLTGPDTCVLCCYEQRTMGKNPEIERRYFELLQMDFELEKIPLDKHDEEYRSADIHIVNIHRKQAGPRGTTNQNCTGTKELFCSKAQRSARCQPLTSAGPSSSRALTFSSVSALRSAVESQNWSFEAPK, from the exons ATGGCGGCGGGCTTCGtgagggagctggagcggcggggcggcccGGCGCTGCGGCTGGAgcagcgggcggcgggcggcgtGGGCTGCGTTGTGTGGGACGCCGCGCTGGTGCTCGCCAAGTTCCTGGAGACCGGCGCCTGCCCCCTCGCCCGCCGAGCCGTTCTCGAGTTGGGCGCCGGCACCGGCGCCGTCGGTATCATGGCGGCCACGCTGGG GGCGAACGTGACGGTCACCGACCTTGAGGAGCTCCAGGAGCTGTTGATGGTGAATATAGAGAACAACAAACATCTCGTCACGGGGTCAGTCCGAGCCAAGGTACTGAAATG GGGTGAAGATGTAACAGAGTTTCAGCCTCCCCCTGATTACATACTCATGGCTGATTGCATTTACTACGAGGAG TCGTTAGAACCGTTACTGAAGACACTGAAAGACCTCACTGGCCCTGATACGTGTGTCTTGTGCTGTTACGAACAGAGGACTATGGGAAAGAATCCTGAAATAGAGAGGAGATACTTTGAG CTGCTTCAGATGGACTTCGAGCTGGAAAAAATTCCCCTGGATAAGCACGATGAGGAGTATCGCAGCGCAGACATCCACATTGTGAATATCCACAGGAAACAAGCG GGACCCCGTGGAACTACAAACCAGAACTGCACTGGTACAAAGGAGCTCTTTTGTTCCAAAGCCCAGCGCTCTGCCAGGTGCCAACCTTTGACTTCGGCAGGGCCGTCTTCGAGCCGTGCGCtgactttctcttctgtttccgCACTGCGTAGCGCGGTAGAATCGCAAAACTGGAGTTTTGAAGCAccaaagtaa